From Deltaproteobacteria bacterium GWC2_65_14, a single genomic window includes:
- a CDS encoding c-type cytochrome biogenesis protein CcsB, which yields MHVTLLKITALFYLAGTLSYLYFIVTMKERGAKVGRMFLLVGVVIHLLGFGARYAAAGYTPVTNLFESLSFFALAIAGVFLFVELRYNLRVLGSFIAPLAFAFSLFPAFLPGEIAGLAPALNSWWLPVHVMLLFVGDAVFAVAFGAGVMYLLQEKQVKGKKMGAIFKRLPSLDVLDDINYKCLTVGFPLLTLGIITGSIWAEYAWGSYWSWDPKETWSLITWLLYAALLHGRLTVGWRGRKAAILAIVGFCAVLFTFLGVNLLLPGLHTYTSLSG from the coding sequence CCTATCTCTATTTCATCGTCACGATGAAGGAGCGGGGGGCGAAGGTCGGGAGGATGTTCCTCCTGGTCGGGGTGGTCATCCACCTGCTCGGGTTCGGGGCCCGGTATGCGGCGGCCGGCTATACGCCGGTCACGAACCTCTTCGAATCGTTGTCGTTTTTCGCCCTGGCGATCGCGGGGGTGTTCCTTTTCGTCGAACTGCGCTACAACCTGCGCGTCCTGGGATCCTTCATCGCGCCGCTCGCCTTCGCCTTCAGCCTCTTCCCCGCCTTCCTTCCCGGCGAGATCGCGGGGCTGGCCCCCGCGCTGAACTCCTGGTGGCTGCCGGTCCACGTCATGCTCCTTTTCGTCGGGGACGCGGTCTTCGCCGTTGCCTTCGGGGCGGGGGTGATGTACCTGCTGCAGGAGAAGCAGGTCAAGGGGAAGAAGATGGGGGCGATCTTCAAGCGGCTTCCCTCGCTGGACGTCCTCGACGACATCAACTACAAGTGCCTGACCGTAGGGTTCCCCCTGCTGACGCTGGGGATCATCACCGGGTCGATCTGGGCCGAGTACGCCTGGGGATCCTACTGGAGCTGGGACCCGAAGGAGACCTGGTCGCTCATCACCTGGCTCCTCTACGCGGCGCTGCTGCACGGCCGGCTTACGGTCGGGTGGCGGGGGCGCAAGGCGGCGATCCTGGCGATCGTGGGGTTCTGCGCGGTGCTGTTCACCTTCCTCGGGGTCAACCTTCTCCTGCCGGGCCTTCACACCTACACCAGCCTTTCGGGGTGA